Proteins from a single region of Apium graveolens cultivar Ventura chromosome 7, ASM990537v1, whole genome shotgun sequence:
- the LOC141673902 gene encoding uncharacterized protein LOC141673902 — translation MEISESVDDEPEREKPTQEVPMKPYIPAIPFPQRLKSCKLENQYEKFLNMLLEIHISILFADVLAQMPLYAKFMNEVLSNMKKFEEVKTITLNEKCSYVIQCTIPSKLKDTESFSLPCTIGDIGIKKALRDLGASVSLMPLSIYKRLGLGELKKTRILLQLVNRSMKYPLGVLEDVLVKVDRFFILCDFVMLEMNEDADIPIILGRSFLATAGTNIDVKAGKLILNVGEKRLTLILIKL, via the coding sequence ATGGAGATTTCTGAAAGTGTTGATGACGAACCAGAAAGGGAGAAGCCCACACAAGAAGTTCCAATGAAACCATACATCCCTGCAATTCCTTTTCCACAAAGGTTGAAAAGTTGCAAGTTAGAGAATCAATATGAAAAGTTTTTGAATATGCTTCTTGAGATTCATATTAGCATTCTGTTCGCTGATGTATTGGCTCAAATGCCCCTTTATGCAAAATTTATGAATGAGGTATTGTCCAATATGAAGAAGTTTGAGGAGGTAAAAACAATCACTCTTAATGAAAAATGTAGTTATGTCATTCAATGCACAATTCCTTCTAAACTAAAGGATACTGAGAGTTTTTCTTTGCCATGCACCATTGGTGATATCGGAATTAAAAAAGCCTTGCGTGATCTTGGAGCTAGTGTAAGTTTAATGCCACTTTCTATTTACAAAAGACTTGGCTTGGGAGAGTTAAAGAAGACAAGAATTTTACTGCAGCTTGTGAATAGATCAATGAAATATCCACTAGGTGTACTTGAAGATGTTTTAGTAAAGGTGGATAGATTTTTTATTCTGTGTGATTTTGTTATGTTGGAGATGAATGAGGATGCTGATATTCCAATTATTTTGGGAAGATCATTCTTGGCAACCGCGGGAACCAATATTGATGTGAAAGCTGGTAAGCTTATATTGAACGTTGGAGAAAAAAGGTTGACTTTGATCTTAATCAAGCTGTGA